In Pseudomonas rhizosphaerae, one DNA window encodes the following:
- a CDS encoding NAD(P)/FAD-dependent oxidoreductase, whose protein sequence is MKVTSLPADDKSCGWFHLSYPRKPEPTHSGHRNAHWVVVGAGFTGLAAARQLALRFPDEEIVLVEAQEVGLGPSGRNAGFAIDLPHDISAEDYIGDIELAKISLKLNLAGQSILKDLVSQHAIDCQLKACGKYQAAVEERGISVLEAYRKGLDKLDQPYQMISADELPDHLGTHFYRKALYTPGAVLIQPSALVKGLADSLPSNVTLYERTPITDVEYGTKTVLKHAHGSITADKLVLANNSFGMRFGFLQGRMLPIYTYGSITRQLTEDEQSALGGKPFWGAIPADPFGTTVRRTPDNRLLIRNSFSFNPDGRSNQKFNDRFVRRHKASFDVRFPMLPDVNFEYTWGGALAMSRNHNGFFGELAPNVYGALGCNGLGVTRGTITGTLLADWLAGDQDPLIDYLLGAPRPNTNPPQPFLSMGVNMNLKWGQYRAGRES, encoded by the coding sequence CTATCCACGCAAACCCGAACCTACTCACTCAGGGCATAGGAATGCTCACTGGGTCGTGGTGGGCGCGGGATTTACTGGCTTGGCGGCAGCGCGACAGTTAGCACTACGCTTTCCCGACGAAGAGATTGTGCTTGTTGAGGCTCAAGAGGTAGGTCTTGGCCCTTCTGGAAGGAATGCCGGCTTTGCCATCGATCTGCCTCATGATATTTCTGCGGAAGATTACATTGGCGATATTGAGCTCGCCAAAATCAGTCTTAAGCTGAACCTAGCAGGGCAATCCATCCTGAAGGATCTGGTAAGCCAGCACGCTATCGACTGTCAGTTGAAGGCGTGTGGGAAATACCAGGCTGCAGTCGAAGAACGTGGCATCTCAGTTTTGGAGGCTTATCGCAAGGGACTCGACAAGCTTGATCAGCCCTATCAAATGATTAGCGCCGATGAGCTACCTGATCATCTTGGGACACATTTCTATCGAAAGGCGCTTTACACCCCGGGTGCTGTATTGATCCAGCCCTCTGCTCTGGTGAAAGGTCTGGCAGACAGCCTTCCTTCGAATGTCACTCTCTATGAGCGTACGCCGATCACGGATGTTGAGTACGGCACCAAAACGGTTTTGAAGCATGCACATGGCAGTATCACTGCCGACAAACTGGTGTTGGCCAATAACTCGTTCGGTATGCGCTTCGGTTTCTTACAAGGTCGTATGCTGCCTATCTACACCTACGGCAGTATCACTCGGCAGCTTACTGAAGATGAGCAATCTGCCTTGGGCGGCAAACCCTTCTGGGGGGCCATCCCTGCGGATCCTTTCGGGACGACGGTAAGACGCACGCCTGACAACCGATTGCTCATTAGAAATAGCTTCAGCTTCAATCCTGATGGACGCAGCAACCAGAAGTTTAACGATCGCTTCGTGCGTCGTCACAAAGCGTCATTCGATGTTCGTTTCCCAATGCTTCCTGACGTGAACTTCGAATACACCTGGGGCGGAGCGTTGGCAATGTCGCGCAACCATAACGGTTTCTTTGGCGAACTGGCTCCCAATGTCTACGGTGCCTTGGGCTGTAATGGGTTAGGGGTTACGCGAGGCACTATCACAGGTACGCTTCTCGCGGACTGGTTAGCGGGCGATCAGGATCCTTTGATCGATTATCTTTTAGGGGCTCCACGCCCCAATACTAACCCACCTCAACCCTTCCTTTCTATGGGTGTAAATATGAACTTAAAGTGGGGGCAGTACCGCGCTGGACGTGAGAGCTGA
- a CDS encoding dihydrodipicolinate synthase family protein — translation MNFDGIFTPAITPLTSDGKIDHLAFVEVLEYLIDSKVHGVIIGGSTGEYYAHSSEERIELAKRAKAVIGNRLPLVIGTGAIRTEDSVHFAQGAREIKADAILVGSPPYALPTQNEIAAHVLAVDQAAGLPIMLYNYPARMGVAMGDDFFDAVAGCKNIVAIKESSGEMARLHRLATAHPSIQISCGWDDQALEFFAWGARSWVCAGSNFIPREHVALYEACVLEKNFEKGRRIMGAILPLMDFLETGKFVQSIKYGSELSGLHPGGVRAPLKGLEESEKAELKAVVATLKQNVAKITGEM, via the coding sequence ATGAACTTTGACGGCATCTTCACACCCGCCATCACTCCGTTGACGTCGGACGGTAAAATCGATCATCTCGCATTTGTCGAAGTGCTCGAATACCTCATCGATTCAAAGGTGCATGGGGTCATCATTGGCGGCTCCACGGGCGAATATTATGCTCACTCGTCTGAAGAACGTATTGAGCTGGCCAAACGAGCGAAAGCCGTTATTGGCAATCGTTTGCCCCTGGTGATCGGTACGGGCGCGATTCGTACTGAAGACTCAGTGCATTTCGCCCAAGGTGCTCGGGAAATAAAAGCTGACGCGATTTTGGTAGGTTCGCCGCCTTACGCACTTCCGACCCAGAACGAAATTGCAGCCCATGTGCTAGCCGTCGATCAAGCCGCCGGCCTGCCTATCATGCTTTATAACTATCCCGCACGAATGGGCGTAGCGATGGGTGACGATTTTTTCGACGCGGTAGCCGGCTGCAAAAACATTGTCGCGATCAAAGAAAGCTCTGGCGAAATGGCGCGGCTACACCGCTTGGCCACAGCTCATCCCTCTATCCAGATTTCCTGCGGCTGGGATGACCAAGCACTCGAATTTTTCGCTTGGGGCGCCCGCAGTTGGGTCTGTGCTGGATCCAATTTTATTCCTCGTGAGCATGTGGCGCTTTATGAAGCCTGCGTCCTTGAGAAAAACTTTGAAAAAGGTCGACGCATCATGGGCGCGATATTGCCGCTCATGGATTTCCTCGAAACAGGCAAATTCGTGCAGTCCATTAAGTATGGAAGCGAGCTGAGTGGCCTTCACCCTGGCGGTGTCCGCGCCCCACTCAAAGGGTTGGAAGAATCTGAGAAGGCTGAACTCAAGGCGGTCGTGGCAACCCTTAAACAGAACGTAGCGAAAATTACTGGGGAGATGTGA
- a CDS encoding aldehyde dehydrogenase: MTELLSKEAYLELAGKLKYRTQAFIDGKFCSAKSGKTFATANPATGEHLADIAACDTQDVDLAVSSAKAAFEDGRWSSLSPASRKSVLLGFAQLLEDNAHELAVLESLDSGKPIRECQNTDIPETINTIRWHAELGDKIYDATAPVGSGAVTMVVREPIGVVGLVLPWNFPLLMLAWKIGPALAAGCSLVVKPAAETTLSTLRVAELAYKAGIPAGVLNIVPGSGKEAGEPIGRHPDIAMISFTGSTDTGRRFLKYSSESNLKRVVLECGGKNPAVVMDDVEDVDQVAQHVVNGAFWNMGENCSASSRLIVHKDIKDELIKRMGVHLRDWQMGDPLDPDNRLGSMISKAHFEKVRSYIDQATDEKLEFLVGGGVGDSMFVSPTIINDVKRDSRLFQEEIFGPVLTVTTFESVDEAIELANDTAYGLAASAYTGNLRNALKLSRGIRAGIVTVNCFGEGDASTPFGGYKESGFGGRDKSIWAHDQYTEIKTIWIDAS, translated from the coding sequence ATGACAGAGTTGCTTAGCAAAGAAGCGTATCTAGAACTGGCGGGTAAGCTCAAATACCGCACCCAGGCATTCATTGACGGCAAATTCTGCAGTGCGAAATCTGGCAAAACATTCGCTACTGCCAATCCGGCAACCGGTGAGCATCTCGCTGATATAGCCGCATGCGATACCCAAGACGTTGACTTAGCAGTATCCAGTGCAAAAGCTGCTTTCGAGGATGGCCGTTGGAGTTCTCTATCTCCAGCCTCTCGGAAATCGGTGTTGCTTGGGTTTGCCCAGTTGCTGGAAGACAATGCCCATGAGTTGGCAGTGTTGGAAAGCCTGGACAGCGGCAAACCTATCCGGGAATGTCAGAACACTGACATTCCCGAGACCATCAATACCATTCGGTGGCACGCTGAGCTGGGCGACAAAATCTACGATGCAACGGCACCCGTGGGCTCTGGCGCCGTAACAATGGTTGTACGAGAGCCCATTGGTGTCGTAGGCCTCGTGTTGCCGTGGAACTTCCCTCTACTCATGCTTGCATGGAAAATCGGCCCCGCACTTGCCGCTGGGTGTTCGCTTGTCGTTAAACCTGCCGCAGAGACGACGCTGAGCACTCTACGGGTGGCTGAACTAGCCTATAAGGCCGGTATCCCTGCGGGCGTGCTCAACATCGTCCCTGGCAGCGGCAAGGAGGCTGGTGAACCGATAGGCCGCCATCCAGACATTGCCATGATCAGCTTTACTGGCTCAACAGACACGGGCCGCCGTTTCCTCAAATACTCAAGCGAATCCAACCTAAAACGGGTTGTTCTTGAGTGCGGAGGGAAGAATCCAGCGGTTGTGATGGACGACGTGGAAGACGTAGATCAGGTGGCGCAGCACGTAGTGAATGGCGCTTTCTGGAATATGGGTGAGAACTGCTCGGCCTCCTCACGCCTAATTGTTCACAAGGACATCAAGGATGAGCTTATCAAGCGCATGGGCGTCCATTTGCGTGACTGGCAAATGGGTGATCCGCTCGATCCAGACAACCGTCTAGGATCCATGATCAGCAAGGCTCATTTCGAGAAAGTTCGATCCTATATTGACCAGGCTACTGACGAAAAACTTGAGTTTCTGGTAGGTGGCGGTGTTGGCGATTCTATGTTCGTCTCCCCTACGATCATCAATGATGTAAAGCGTGACAGCAGGCTCTTTCAAGAAGAGATCTTTGGCCCTGTGCTGACGGTCACAACGTTTGAAAGCGTTGACGAAGCGATCGAGTTGGCCAATGACACTGCCTACGGTTTAGCAGCGTCCGCTTACACGGGAAACCTGCGCAATGCGCTAAAACTGTCGCGTGGTATTCGTGCAGGCATCGTCACCGTGAACTGCTTTGGTGAGGGTGACGCGTCGACGCCATTTGGGGGCTACAAGGAGTCGGGTTTCGGCGGGCGAGACAAATCGATTTGGGCGCACGATCAGTACACTGAAATTAAGACCATCTGGATTGATGCTTCGTAA
- a CDS encoding GlxA family transcriptional regulator: protein MVERRIFSSTNRGKNLRYLDDVGIKDLPNLKVGFLLLENFSLPSFTQALDTLVTANLIRSNLYESSTFSIDGKEVMSDLGIVIKPDNILSSSSLDACALFVVCGGLRTPLRESPTMKALLLKASDRDIALGGLWSGAWFLATAGLLDAYQCAIHPEHRLALAEAAPLSSVTSESHVVDRNRYTAASPHGAFHMILDWVGRSHGAVLVEGISGLLAFEASRYRRSNATQRPNMTVPLREVVKLMETNLEEPLQLDQIALYVGKSRRQIERMFNTQLNTTPSKYYLELRVTEGRRLLQHSTLSIVQVAVTCGFVSPSHFSKCYTGYFGHSPSKELRLEV from the coding sequence TTGGTAGAACGGCGTATTTTCAGCAGCACCAACAGAGGCAAAAATCTAAGGTACCTTGATGACGTAGGAATTAAAGACCTACCTAACCTGAAGGTAGGATTTCTATTGCTCGAAAACTTCTCACTCCCTTCTTTCACACAAGCGCTTGACACGTTGGTGACAGCGAATCTTATCCGCTCGAATTTGTATGAGTCGTCTACTTTTTCTATCGATGGCAAAGAGGTAATGAGTGATTTAGGCATCGTGATCAAACCCGATAATATTCTTTCAAGTTCCTCCCTGGATGCTTGCGCTCTTTTCGTTGTGTGTGGGGGGCTGCGCACTCCTCTGCGGGAAAGCCCTACAATGAAGGCTCTGTTGTTGAAAGCATCAGATAGAGACATCGCGCTGGGCGGTCTATGGAGTGGCGCTTGGTTTCTAGCCACAGCAGGCCTACTGGATGCTTACCAATGCGCTATCCATCCTGAACACCGCTTAGCGCTGGCTGAAGCAGCGCCGCTTAGCTCGGTCACCAGTGAAAGTCATGTAGTGGATCGCAATCGCTATACAGCCGCAAGCCCGCATGGCGCTTTCCACATGATTCTTGACTGGGTAGGAAGGTCGCATGGTGCAGTCTTGGTGGAGGGCATTTCAGGCTTACTAGCGTTCGAGGCTTCTCGCTATCGCAGGTCAAATGCAACGCAACGCCCAAATATGACTGTACCGCTTAGGGAAGTGGTTAAGCTGATGGAGACCAACCTTGAGGAGCCATTGCAACTGGATCAAATCGCTCTGTATGTTGGTAAATCCCGCAGGCAGATCGAAAGAATGTTCAACACGCAGCTCAACACGACGCCATCGAAATATTATCTGGAGCTTCGAGTAACGGAGGGCCGTCGCTTACTCCAGCATTCGACGCTATCTATCGTCCAGGTCGCAGTCACATGTGGGTTTGTCTCTCCCAGTCATTTTAGCAAATGCTACACAGGATATTTTGGGCATTCACCTTCGAAAGAGTTGCGGCTGGAGGTCTGA
- the yddG gene encoding aromatic amino acid DMT transporter YddG, protein MDTLVVEVILNSEAKATVCGLFAIALWCAAPGLIRSLSQLFSPLGGAALMYTLGAFLLVIFLGRPHIRQWPRSYLIVGSALFVAYEICLSLSLGYAQDNAQAIELGVVNYLWPCLTVMLAIAMNGQKARWIIVPGSACALFGILWVVSGDGLAVSKIAERISSNPLSYSLSLSGALIFALYCNVTRRYAGGQNGVAFFFTLTAIALWIKYAFSDQQIGLFTVRNTIELIAAATSMAGGYALWNVGILRGNLTLLATVSYFAPVLSSAFAAAWLGAVVTTQFWQGAMFVTVGSLICWAATRRRTVPPEL, encoded by the coding sequence GTGGACACCCTCGTCGTAGAGGTGATATTGAACAGTGAAGCCAAGGCAACGGTCTGCGGACTATTTGCCATTGCCCTCTGGTGTGCAGCTCCTGGGCTAATCCGTAGTTTAAGCCAGCTTTTTAGCCCCCTTGGCGGCGCTGCGCTCATGTATACCCTAGGTGCATTTCTCCTGGTCATCTTTCTAGGCCGACCGCACATCCGCCAATGGCCACGCTCCTATCTGATAGTAGGAAGCGCTTTGTTCGTAGCTTATGAGATCTGCTTATCGCTTTCGTTGGGTTACGCCCAAGACAACGCTCAGGCCATTGAGCTCGGCGTCGTAAACTACCTATGGCCGTGCCTCACAGTGATGCTTGCCATAGCAATGAATGGACAAAAAGCTCGCTGGATCATCGTGCCCGGATCAGCATGTGCTCTTTTCGGAATCTTGTGGGTAGTAAGCGGAGACGGGTTGGCAGTATCGAAAATTGCTGAACGCATTTCTTCAAATCCGCTTAGCTATAGCCTTTCACTTAGCGGAGCGCTTATTTTCGCGCTGTATTGCAACGTGACCAGACGTTACGCTGGTGGTCAGAATGGGGTTGCTTTTTTCTTTACACTTACGGCAATCGCCCTATGGATAAAGTACGCGTTTAGCGATCAGCAAATCGGACTGTTTACTGTCAGAAATACTATAGAGCTAATCGCGGCAGCTACATCGATGGCAGGCGGCTACGCACTCTGGAATGTTGGAATCCTACGCGGGAACCTGACGTTGCTAGCAACCGTTTCCTATTTTGCACCAGTGCTTTCTTCAGCCTTTGCTGCAGCATGGCTCGGTGCAGTGGTGACAACGCAATTTTGGCAGGGCGCCATGTTCGTGACTGTCGGATCGCTGATTTGCTGGGCAGCTACCCGAAGGCGTACGGTACCCCCTGAACTCTAA
- a CDS encoding GlxA family transcriptional regulator, with amino-acid sequence MLTETAKQSVLSAGPHARQCSPPQRANQKTSVIGFLLLDGFSLPCFTQALAVLSTANIISPGAVKIRTFSGNSAEVVSDLAISIRPDTPLTDVRIAELDLMIICGGLRTTRIAPPWLTVLLKKLSKTPIALGGLWNGAWYLGKAGLLDGYRCAIHPEQRSALSERSPYASVTSDTAVIDRDRLTAATPIGAYHVMVDWLKKQCGQELADAIAELLNYDPPRSRKPDTGGQQNLTAPLREIIHLMQANLEESLDPEQLAECVQLSRRQIQRMFREQLCTTPQRYYLRLRITEARRLIQNSNMPITEVAIACGFVSSPHFSKSYRSFFGYPPSKEQRYEV; translated from the coding sequence ATGTTGACAGAAACAGCAAAACAATCGGTGCTCTCAGCAGGGCCGCATGCTCGGCAGTGCTCTCCCCCCCAGCGCGCGAACCAAAAAACGTCAGTTATCGGTTTTTTATTGCTTGATGGGTTTTCTCTGCCCTGCTTTACACAGGCCTTAGCTGTACTGTCCACCGCCAACATAATCAGCCCCGGCGCGGTAAAAATCCGAACTTTTTCGGGTAATAGCGCTGAGGTCGTCAGCGACCTAGCCATTTCGATTCGGCCGGACACTCCGCTTACGGACGTACGAATAGCGGAACTGGACTTGATGATCATTTGCGGAGGTCTTCGTACGACGAGGATAGCGCCGCCTTGGCTTACAGTCCTCCTGAAGAAGCTTTCCAAGACGCCGATCGCCCTTGGGGGGCTTTGGAATGGGGCATGGTATTTGGGAAAGGCCGGGCTGCTTGATGGATACCGATGCGCTATTCATCCGGAACAACGCTCTGCATTGTCCGAGCGCTCTCCATACGCGAGCGTGACTTCCGACACAGCTGTTATTGACCGTGACAGGCTCACCGCAGCCACGCCTATTGGCGCTTACCACGTCATGGTGGACTGGCTCAAAAAGCAGTGTGGGCAAGAACTGGCTGACGCTATCGCTGAGCTACTCAATTATGATCCACCTCGTTCACGCAAGCCTGATACGGGTGGCCAGCAGAATTTGACTGCGCCCTTGCGCGAGATCATTCATCTGATGCAGGCAAACCTAGAGGAATCTCTAGATCCCGAGCAGCTGGCAGAGTGTGTTCAACTCTCGAGACGGCAGATCCAGCGGATGTTCCGTGAGCAGCTGTGCACCACACCACAGCGATATTATTTGCGTCTGCGAATAACCGAAGCGCGCCGCCTTATTCAGAACTCAAACATGCCGATTACTGAGGTCGCTATCGCATGTGGTTTCGTTTCCAGCCCACACTTTAGCAAGTCCTATCGAAGCTTTTTTGGCTATCCGCCTTCAAAAGAACAGCGCTATGAGGTGTGA
- a CDS encoding endonuclease — protein sequence MKRILLCLALSLSAIAPALAIPPSTFTEAKVVAKQKVYLDQASSNMGELYCGCKWKWVGKSGGRIDAESCGLQARKQETRAERTEWEHIVPAWTFGHQRQCWQHGGRKHCVDDDPVFRAMEADLFNLYPSVGEVNGDRSNFNYGMAPGVAPQYGQCKTKVDFEQRAAEPRDEMKGLVARTSFYMFDRYNLSMSRQQQQLLMAWDKQFPVTSWESERNKRIAAIMGHENLFVTGKRSWTPGYKPAADGIVSPIPPKVAKSLPAPQVISTASAGVIIGNTNSHVYHLPTGCPSYDKVAAKNQMKFGSEAEAEAAGFRKAGNCR from the coding sequence ATGAAAAGAATACTGCTCTGCTTAGCCCTTTCCCTATCAGCGATTGCGCCCGCTTTAGCCATACCGCCCAGCACATTCACTGAAGCCAAAGTCGTCGCTAAACAGAAGGTGTACCTCGACCAAGCTAGTAGCAACATGGGCGAACTCTACTGCGGCTGCAAATGGAAATGGGTAGGTAAGTCAGGAGGTCGCATTGATGCAGAGTCTTGTGGCCTCCAGGCTAGAAAACAGGAGACACGTGCCGAGCGTACAGAGTGGGAGCATATCGTTCCAGCATGGACGTTCGGGCATCAACGCCAGTGCTGGCAGCACGGTGGCCGGAAACACTGCGTCGACGACGACCCGGTATTTCGCGCTATGGAAGCTGACCTGTTCAACCTCTATCCATCGGTTGGCGAGGTAAACGGAGACCGAAGCAATTTCAACTACGGCATGGCCCCAGGGGTGGCTCCACAGTATGGCCAATGTAAGACCAAAGTAGATTTCGAGCAGCGCGCAGCAGAACCGCGTGATGAGATGAAAGGTCTTGTCGCCCGGACGAGCTTCTACATGTTCGACCGGTACAACCTGAGCATGTCGAGGCAGCAGCAACAGCTCCTCATGGCTTGGGACAAACAGTTCCCAGTGACATCTTGGGAGTCTGAACGGAACAAGCGTATTGCAGCGATCATGGGCCATGAGAATCTGTTTGTAACCGGCAAGCGTTCATGGACGCCGGGATACAAGCCTGCTGCGGATGGGATCGTGAGTCCTATTCCACCCAAGGTAGCGAAATCTCTGCCAGCTCCCCAGGTTATCAGTACTGCCTCGGCAGGGGTAATCATTGGAAACACAAATAGCCACGTGTATCACCTCCCGACTGGGTGTCCTAGCTACGATAAAGTGGCGGCTAAAAACCAGATGAAGTTTGGCTCAGAGGCAGAAGCTGAAGCAGCTGGATTTAGGAAAGCGGGTAATTGCAGGTAA
- a CDS encoding histone-like nucleoid-structuring protein, MvaT/MvaU family produces the protein MSRLTEYRRLEQQSTEQRSRLDELRSDPTVEKEMEFEGKLHELLYPHGKGLDDMVDRLDPRFSRVQGGQVAVPAKRSRQARRVKVYRNPLTGEIVESKGGNNRLLAAWKAQFGHEELESWVKWLSQLMRLRSVCRYPVGQGLRHL, from the coding sequence ATGTCTCGTCTCACAGAATACCGCCGGCTCGAACAGCAGAGCACCGAGCAGCGTTCCAGGCTCGATGAGCTTCGAAGTGATCCAACGGTTGAGAAAGAGATGGAGTTTGAGGGCAAACTGCATGAGCTGCTTTATCCGCATGGCAAGGGGCTGGATGACATGGTCGACCGGCTTGATCCTAGGTTCTCAAGGGTACAAGGAGGGCAAGTGGCGGTGCCTGCTAAACGCTCTAGGCAGGCTAGGAGGGTGAAAGTTTATCGCAATCCGCTGACAGGCGAGATCGTGGAGTCGAAGGGCGGAAACAATCGGCTTCTTGCTGCTTGGAAGGCGCAGTTTGGCCATGAGGAGCTTGAGTCCTGGGTGAAGTGGCTAAGCCAATTGATGCGGTTGAGAAGCGTTTGCCGATACCCTGTGGGCCAAGGGTTACGTCACCTGTAA
- a CDS encoding deoxyguanosinetriphosphate triphosphohydrolase, producing the protein MDWHTLLTRERLGKPLHSPEELGRSPFHKDHDRIIFSGAFRRLGRKTQVHPVSSNDHIHTRLTHSLEVSCVGRSLGMRVGETLREQLPQWCEPSDLGMVVQSACLAHDIGNPPFGHSGEDAIRHWFRQAAGRGWLDAMSEVERDDFLNFEGNAQGFRVLTQLEYHQFDGGTRLTYATLGTYLKYPWTARHADALGYKKHKFGCYQSELPLLEQIAGKLGLPLLEEQRWARHPLVYLMEAADDICYGLIDLEDGLEMELLDYAEVEALLLDLVGDDIPDTYRQLGPLDSRRRKLAILRGKAIEHLTNAAARAFVEQQQALLAGQLTGDLVEHMHGPAKRCVLDAKDMARKKIFQDKRKTLHEIGAYTTLEVLLNAFCGAALEQHTTGKLSFKHQRILDLLGHNAPQADWPLHKSFLRMIDFIAGMTDSYAAEMAGEMTGRSNSF; encoded by the coding sequence TTGGATTGGCATACACTGCTTACACGCGAACGCTTGGGCAAGCCCCTGCACAGCCCTGAAGAACTGGGCCGCAGCCCGTTCCACAAGGATCACGACCGCATCATCTTTTCCGGCGCCTTCCGCCGGTTGGGGCGCAAGACCCAGGTCCATCCGGTGTCGAGCAACGACCATATCCACACGCGCCTGACACACTCGCTGGAAGTCAGCTGCGTTGGCCGCTCCCTGGGCATGCGTGTGGGTGAAACCTTGCGTGAACAGCTGCCGCAGTGGTGCGAACCCAGCGACCTGGGCATGGTGGTGCAATCGGCCTGCCTGGCACACGACATCGGCAATCCGCCGTTCGGCCATTCGGGTGAAGACGCCATTCGCCACTGGTTCCGCCAGGCTGCAGGCCGTGGCTGGCTGGACGCGATGAGCGAAGTGGAACGCGACGACTTTCTCAATTTCGAAGGCAACGCCCAGGGCTTTCGGGTGCTCACGCAACTGGAGTACCACCAGTTCGACGGTGGTACGCGGCTGACCTATGCCACATTGGGCACCTACCTCAAGTACCCCTGGACCGCGCGCCATGCCGACGCCCTGGGCTACAAGAAGCATAAGTTCGGCTGCTACCAGAGTGAGCTGCCATTGCTCGAGCAGATCGCCGGCAAGCTGGGCCTGCCGCTGCTCGAAGAACAGCGCTGGGCCCGGCACCCGTTGGTGTACCTGATGGAGGCGGCCGACGACATCTGCTATGGCCTGATCGACCTCGAAGACGGCCTGGAGATGGAGTTGCTCGACTATGCCGAGGTCGAAGCGTTGCTGCTCGACCTGGTGGGCGACGACATTCCCGACACCTATCGCCAGCTGGGTCCGCTGGACTCGCGGCGGCGCAAGCTGGCGATCCTGCGCGGCAAGGCCATCGAGCACCTGACCAATGCCGCGGCGCGTGCCTTCGTCGAACAACAGCAGGCGTTGTTGGCCGGCCAGCTGACGGGCGATCTGGTCGAGCACATGCACGGTCCGGCCAAGCGCTGCGTGCTCGATGCCAAGGACATGGCGCGCAAGAAGATCTTCCAGGACAAGCGCAAGACACTGCACGAGATCGGCGCCTACACCACCCTCGAAGTCCTGCTCAATGCCTTCTGCGGCGCAGCGCTGGAGCAGCACACCACCGGCAAGTTGTCGTTCAAGCACCAGCGCATTCTCGACCTGCTGGGGCACAACGCGCCGCAGGCAGACTGGCCACTGCACAAGTCGTTCCTGCGCATGATCGATTTCATCGCGGGCATGACCGACAGCTATGCCGCCGAAATGGCCGGAGAAATGACCGGGCGTTCCAACTCGTTCTAG
- a CDS encoding phage holin family protein, translated as MSLLDSDTTDTSTGSTSRRLGAAMLGLLRSHVELFGIELQEQKSRTVSLLLFAGLALVFALLALVALSGLILILLWDNYRMAGMVGLAVFYVLAGIFCAFRLKAAVFDESSPFSGTLEELANDRERLLP; from the coding sequence ATGTCCCTCCTCGACTCGGATACCACAGACACCAGCACCGGCTCCACGTCTCGGCGCCTGGGTGCTGCCATGCTCGGCCTGCTACGCAGTCATGTCGAACTGTTCGGCATCGAGTTGCAGGAGCAGAAATCTCGAACCGTCAGCCTGTTGCTTTTTGCCGGGCTGGCCCTGGTATTCGCGTTGCTGGCATTGGTCGCGTTGTCCGGGCTCATCCTGATTCTGCTGTGGGACAACTACCGCATGGCCGGCATGGTCGGCCTGGCGGTGTTCTACGTATTGGCAGGGATCTTCTGCGCATTCCGCCTCAAGGCGGCCGTGTTCGATGAGTCCTCGCCATTCAGTGGAACACTGGAAGAATTGGCCAACGACAGGGAGCGCCTGCTGCCATGA
- a CDS encoding DUF883 family protein, which produces MATPTTKAAQEVLKADFQTLVRDTEKLLEHTASIAGTQAEELRAQINESLLKARESLQQTKETAAERGQEAVVAAEGYVQENPWQSVGIAAGVGFLLGLLATRH; this is translated from the coding sequence ATGGCCACCCCGACCACCAAAGCAGCTCAAGAAGTTCTCAAAGCGGATTTTCAGACCCTGGTCCGCGACACCGAAAAATTGCTCGAGCACACGGCCAGCATCGCCGGTACTCAAGCTGAAGAACTGCGTGCGCAGATCAACGAAAGCCTGCTCAAGGCTCGCGAATCCCTGCAGCAGACCAAGGAGACCGCTGCCGAGCGCGGCCAGGAAGCCGTGGTAGCGGCTGAAGGCTACGTACAGGAAAACCCTTGGCAGTCCGTCGGCATCGCCGCGGGTGTAGGCTTCCTTCTGGGCCTGTTGGCTACAAGGCACTGA